The window AAAACTTTTCTTGGAATACCATTTATTCAGTAGCTGGTCAGGCCAGGCTTATACAATTTAAAGCAGATTCTGTAGGCAATAAATGGGGCAAAGGTTTAGGACAAATTCTTGAAGTGCTCGCCATTCAAAAAGTTACGGATTTATATGGTGATGTACCATACAGCCAGGCATTCGATGGCAAATTATACCCAACTCCTGTATTTGATAGTCAGCAAAATGTTTACAAAGCGCTGCTAAATGTTTTAGATGATGCCATCAAAAACCTTTCTGCAACCAGTGGCTCTGCTTTTCCTACAAAAGATTTCATCTATAAAGGTGATATTAGTAAATGGAAGGCCGCCGCAAATACATTGAAAGCAAGGTTAAATCTTCATTTAGGCAATTATGCAGCTGCAATAGAAAGTTCTAAATTGGGAATAAATTCAACGGGAGATGCACTTGTGCCACACGGAAATAGTATCGGTGTAGATATGAACCAGAATTATGATTTTTTTGCAGTTTCTAGAACTGGCGATACTGGTTTTGATGGCGCCTATTTGCCTGTTTTATTAAGGAGTCGAATCAATTCTTCAAATTCAAAAACGGATGAAACGGCGATATTTAATTATTTCTTCAAAACAGGAATTACCGCGACCAATAGCCTTGATCCCAATACGGTCGACGGCGCTTTCGTTTCCAGTGCCTCACATCCAATACTAACCTATTACGAAAATCAGTTAATTCTTGCCGAGGCTCAAGCTCGCCAGGGATTATTAGATGACGCCATTATTTCATTAAACAGCGTTCGCTCCCGACTAGCTAGTGGTACATTTAATGGTAGAACACTCCCTACAGCAGGAAGAAAATATGAAGCTTATAATTTAGCTGATTTTAGTAGAACAGGTTTGGCAAATCCTACACAATCAAGCAACGTTCAATATGCATTGCTTTATGAAATTATCGCTCAGCGATACATTGTTTTATTAATGCAGTACGAAGTTTTTAATGATTATAGAAGACTTGCTGTTGCATTACCTGTTGTAGAATTACCGATTCCATTAAAAGTAGGTTCAAAAAAACCACAGCGATTTATCTATCCGCAGACAGAAATAAATACCAATCCGAACGTTCCGAAGCCATTACCAGATCAATTTACGAAAACAGCCATCTACAATTAAATGAAATTGATTAGAACAACAAAACTACCAGCATTGGCCGACAGTGCTGCACTGAGGTACTTCAACTTTATTGCGCTTTATTTTGCGGAAGGATTACCTATGGGAATGTTATTTATCGGCATACCCGCATGGATGGCTATGAATGATAAGAGCATTATTGAAATTGGTAGTTTTGATGTGGCTTGTGCGCTCCCTTGGACTTTTAAGTTTTTTGTGGCGCCATTGATGGATCGATATACTTATTTGCCAATGGGGCGGAAAAGACCTTGGGTAATAATCTGTCAAACAGGCTTGTTTTTGAGTATGCTAGGTTTTGCGTTTATACCAGATCCACTTAATAATGTCCATTTGTTAGTTGTTGGTGGCTTTATCGTATCCATTTTTGGTGCTTCACAAGATGCCGCTACAGATGGTTTAGCGGTTGATACGGTACCGGCCGATGAGCAGGCGAAAACGAATGCTTACATGAATGGGTCTAGAATGATTGGCAGTTCGTTTGCATTAACTATTGGAACTTGGTTGTTAACAGATTATAATTTTAAAATTTCTGTAGTCGTTATTGCCATACTTATTGGACTTATCATTTTTGTGCCCTTATTGCTGCGGGAACAAAGGTCGGAACGGCTTTTCCCATGGAGCTCTGGCAAACCTGATGGCAGTAATGAAAAGCTTCAGATTAATAGTTGGGCAGCCATGTTAAGGTCGCTTTATTTGGCTTTCAGTTTGAAGAATTCTTTTTTACTTGGCCTTTTGCTTTTTACTTCTCAGGGCGCTTACAATTATTTTGAAAAGTTGCTTCCGATTTTTGCGGTTAAGGTAAGTGGCTGGACAAATGTTTATTATTCTCATGTTTTTTCTATAGCAGACCTTACTGGCGGTGTATTGGGAATGGTGGCAGGAGGCTGGCTGATTGATAAATTTGGAAAGAAAAGAATGATTTACACTTATTTCTTTTTCATTTTTGCCGAAACGCTAATCCTGGTTTTTCTTAGTAAATACTGGACTAACGTTCCCTTTCTTTACAGTTTTATTATAATCTACAGGTGGGTTAACGCATTTGCCAAGATAGGGGTGTTCTCCATCGCAATGCAATGCTGCTCGAAAAAAGTTTCAGCTAGTCAATTTACATTTTATATGACGATTGGGGCGCTTGGATCAATGGTTGGTGCAGCCTTAATTGCTCCTGTAAAGTCTTATTTCAGCTGGGAAACGTCATTCGCTATGTTTGCCGCCTTGATGTTGGTTAGTGCATTACTTTTGAGAATGTTGAATTTTAATAAACTGGAACACCAGATTTCAGAAATGGCAGAGGTTGATGAAGAAAATATAGCGGCTTAATAAAGTTCTTCCTCATAGCATGAAACTTATTAATATGGATTCGACGAAATACTGTTTTTTATCTGGTCATCCGTTGGTTTTTGCCTAATGGTGATGCTATCTTCCTGATCAATTGTTATTAAACCCAAATCTTCAAAGGCTTTTAGCCAACGCATCATCGGCAAAACATTCCATTTCTGCTTGTATCGCGTAGCATTTTCAATAATGGAATCAAAATAGTTTAGAGGTGGATCGTGCTTATCATGATATTGGTGTAATACATAATCACGTACAAATATCTGCTCCACACCGGCCTTATGAAACATCATGGCGAAATCGGTGTCTTCTGCTCCATAGCCTATAAAAGATTCGTCAAAGCCGCCAATTTTTTCAAATGTTTGCTTTTGAATAGCAAATATTAAAGACCAGAATTGCAAATGCTGAACCGGCTGGCCGACCGCTATTTGCTCCCGAGCAGGGTGTGGCACTGCTGTGTTTTTTAGCTCATCATAATTTCCTGTGTTTGGTACGATAGGCAGATACAAAGGAAAGGCTGCTATTATATTTTCCGCTTGCAAACTCATCATCAAACTTGTAAATAGGGTTGGCGATACGATGCAGTCAACATCTATAAAAATAATGTCGGCTGTTTTTGTGGCCGTAATTCCTAAATTTCGAGCAGCAGCTAAGGGCAGCTTATGAGATTCTTTAGTTAAATGGATGCTCACATTTAAACCGTCGGGAGTTTCTATTCCTTCCAGGTTATCCATACAAACAACTTGTATATCATAGGGAAGAATAGTTGAGGCTTTTATAGACTCAAGAAGATTAGCCAATTGCTTTCGCCTTCCCTTAACAATCGTTACAATACTAAATTCAGGCATACCAGTCTCTCATTTTATTCGCTAATGCTTTAGGTGATGTTGCATTAACCAAATCTTTGCGCAAAGGTTTAAACACTTTCGCTTTTTGCAGCACCTCTTGCCACTGTTCAGCGCTGAAAGTTTCTTGTGCCAATAACGCAATATGCTGATTAGCTAACACATTTGCATGTACCACTTGCTCATCATAAGGCCGGGGTTCAGGAAGCAATACCAAGCGTTTACCCAGCGATAAAAGTTCTGCAATCGTATTTTGACCAGCTGCAGAAACAACCACATCTCCAACAATAGCTTTGCTAATATCATTAACTGGGCCGAGGAGTACACAGTTTTTACCTAAATGATAATCTTGCTTGTTGCCGATAATTGTGAACTGCGTATTTTGATCTCTCGTAATATTTCTAAGCACCGATTCATTATAATTATCATAACCCATAAGGACGGTTATGTTTTGAATATCTGATTTGTTGCTTTCCTGTAAATCAAAGTGGGCATACTGAGAAATATATCCGCTGTAATAGGTTTTGTATGCAAACTGGTAGTTCGGCTGTTCCAGAAAGGAAGGAAAATGAGCAACAATATGATCTGCTAGCTCATGAGCAAAAACCTGTGTCGGATCGTTCATAACATTTCCCGGCAGATGAATTAAAACAACTGGTACACCCATGCCCCGAACCATGATTGCTAATTCAGGAACACCGTCGCAGTAGAACGCTTTTGGATTGTAGTACGCTATGAATTCAGCTAGTGCTTTGGCTCGATTTGCAGGCGCTAACGCATATGGGGTAACTTCAAAAGCTTTTGAAAACGTATGCGCTGGTATCTCGTAGTCGGCTGGATATTTTGGAGGGAGCTCCAACACTTGAACGTTGTGCTTTTGATGTAAATATTCGGTTATTTCGTTGTTTGTAGTTACTGCTATAACCTCAAAATACATTGACAATGCCGGGTATAACATATTGAATGTAGCCCTGTGCCCATTCCCATGTGCATGTACAAAATAGAATATTGTTGGTTTTATCATAGCTCGACTTTTTTCGCTATGCGTTCATAAATTTTTACATAAGCCACTGCAGTTTTTGTCAAGTCGAATG is drawn from Pedobacter mucosus and contains these coding sequences:
- a CDS encoding SusD/RagB family nutrient-binding outer membrane lipoprotein, whose translation is MKYIHTTLLVFAVISSIFFTGCKKLFDQPDINNNPNAVTNIDLPTLFSGTLLGVSLLHEDTDVRIASMWSGQLSGLNRAHLGYAQYIVSSQNFSWNTIYSVAGQARLIQFKADSVGNKWGKGLGQILEVLAIQKVTDLYGDVPYSQAFDGKLYPTPVFDSQQNVYKALLNVLDDAIKNLSATSGSAFPTKDFIYKGDISKWKAAANTLKARLNLHLGNYAAAIESSKLGINSTGDALVPHGNSIGVDMNQNYDFFAVSRTGDTGFDGAYLPVLLRSRINSSNSKTDETAIFNYFFKTGITATNSLDPNTVDGAFVSSASHPILTYYENQLILAEAQARQGLLDDAIISLNSVRSRLASGTFNGRTLPTAGRKYEAYNLADFSRTGLANPTQSSNVQYALLYEIIAQRYIVLLMQYEVFNDYRRLAVALPVVELPIPLKVGSKKPQRFIYPQTEINTNPNVPKPLPDQFTKTAIYN
- a CDS encoding MFS transporter yields the protein MKLIRTTKLPALADSAALRYFNFIALYFAEGLPMGMLFIGIPAWMAMNDKSIIEIGSFDVACALPWTFKFFVAPLMDRYTYLPMGRKRPWVIICQTGLFLSMLGFAFIPDPLNNVHLLVVGGFIVSIFGASQDAATDGLAVDTVPADEQAKTNAYMNGSRMIGSSFALTIGTWLLTDYNFKISVVVIAILIGLIIFVPLLLREQRSERLFPWSSGKPDGSNEKLQINSWAAMLRSLYLAFSLKNSFLLGLLLFTSQGAYNYFEKLLPIFAVKVSGWTNVYYSHVFSIADLTGGVLGMVAGGWLIDKFGKKRMIYTYFFFIFAETLILVFLSKYWTNVPFLYSFIIIYRWVNAFAKIGVFSIAMQCCSKKVSASQFTFYMTIGALGSMVGAALIAPVKSYFSWETSFAMFAALMLVSALLLRMLNFNKLEHQISEMAEVDEENIAA
- a CDS encoding glycosyltransferase encodes the protein MIKPTIFYFVHAHGNGHRATFNMLYPALSMYFEVIAVTTNNEITEYLHQKHNVQVLELPPKYPADYEIPAHTFSKAFEVTPYALAPANRAKALAEFIAYYNPKAFYCDGVPELAIMVRGMGVPVVLIHLPGNVMNDPTQVFAHELADHIVAHFPSFLEQPNYQFAYKTYYSGYISQYAHFDLQESNKSDIQNITVLMGYDNYNESVLRNITRDQNTQFTIIGNKQDYHLGKNCVLLGPVNDISKAIVGDVVVSAAGQNTIAELLSLGKRLVLLPEPRPYDEQVVHANVLANQHIALLAQETFSAEQWQEVLQKAKVFKPLRKDLVNATSPKALANKMRDWYA
- a CDS encoding glycosyltransferase family 2 protein, which produces MPEFSIVTIVKGRRKQLANLLESIKASTILPYDIQVVCMDNLEGIETPDGLNVSIHLTKESHKLPLAAARNLGITATKTADIIFIDVDCIVSPTLFTSLMMSLQAENIIAAFPLYLPIVPNTGNYDELKNTAVPHPAREQIAVGQPVQHLQFWSLIFAIQKQTFEKIGGFDESFIGYGAEDTDFAMMFHKAGVEQIFVRDYVLHQYHDKHDPPLNYFDSIIENATRYKQKWNVLPMMRWLKAFEDLGLITIDQEDSITIRQKPTDDQIKNSISSNPY